In one window of Nocardiopsis aegyptia DNA:
- the rpsL gene encoding 30S ribosomal protein S12, whose translation MPTIQQLVRKGRQDKVAKNKTPALKGSPQRRGVCTRVYTTTPKKPNSALRKVARVKLSSGIEVTAYIPGIGHNLQEHSIVLVRGGRVKDLPGVRYRIVRGSLDTQGVRGRKQARSHYGAKKEK comes from the coding sequence GTGCCCACCATCCAGCAGCTGGTCCGCAAGGGCCGACAGGACAAGGTCGCAAAGAACAAGACCCCGGCGCTGAAGGGGAGTCCGCAGCGTCGTGGTGTGTGCACGCGTGTCTACACCACTACGCCGAAGAAGCCGAACTCCGCTCTGCGCAAGGTCGCTCGTGTGAAGCTCAGCAGCGGCATCGAGGTCACGGCCTACATCCCCGGCATCGGTCACAACCTGCAGGAGCACTCCATCGTGCTCGTGCGCGGTGGCCGAGTGAAGGACCTGCCGGGTGTCCGTTACCGGATCGTCCGCGGTTCGCTCGACACCCAGGGCGTCCGAGGCCGCAAGCAGGCACGTAGCCACTACGGCGCCAAGAAGGAGAAGTAA
- the rpsG gene encoding 30S ribosomal protein S7 yields the protein MPRKGPAPKRQLITDPVYGSPLVTALINKVLLDGKRSIAQSVVYDALEGAREKTGQDPLVVLKRALDNVKPALEVRSRRVGGATYQVPVEVRASRSTTLALRWLVDYSRKRREKTMTERLMNELVDASNGLGAAVKKREDTHKMAESNKAFAHYRW from the coding sequence ATGCCGCGCAAGGGACCGGCGCCGAAGCGCCAGCTCATCACAGACCCGGTCTACGGCTCGCCGCTCGTCACCGCACTCATCAACAAGGTGCTGCTCGACGGCAAGCGCTCCATCGCCCAGAGCGTCGTCTACGACGCCCTGGAGGGTGCTCGCGAGAAGACCGGACAGGACCCGCTCGTTGTTCTCAAGCGCGCCCTGGACAACGTCAAGCCCGCGCTCGAGGTCCGCAGCCGCCGTGTCGGTGGCGCGACCTACCAGGTGCCGGTCGAGGTTCGCGCCTCCCGTTCCACCACGCTGGCTCTGCGTTGGCTGGTCGACTACTCGCGCAAGCGTCGTGAGAAGACCATGACCGAGCGTCTGATGAACGAGCTGGTCGACGCCAGCAACGGTCTCGGCGCGGCCGTCAAGAAGCGTGAAGACACGCACAAGATGGCCGAGTCGAACAAGGCCTTCGCCCACTACCGCTGGTAA
- the fusA gene encoding elongation factor G, whose translation MAAKTELDLAKVRNIGIMAHIDAGKTTTTERILYYTGVTHKVGEVHDGAATMDWMKEEQERGITITSAATTTHWDDHTINIIDTPGHVDFTIEVERSLRVLDGAVAVFDAKEGVEPQSEQVWRQADRYGVPRICFVNKMDKIGAEFQRCVDMFRERLGANAMPIQLPIGAESDFKGVIDLVRMVAYIWNDEAALGEMYDTVDIPETHVEAAREARDQFIETLAEADDEIMELYLEGQEPTLEQLVPAIRRACIAGTAIPIVCGTAFKNKGVQPLLDAVTAYLPSPLDVESVEGHDPKDETEQTKLVRKPSNAEPMSALIFKIMSDPHLGKLTYVRIYSGVLKTGTQVLNSLKGRKERIGKIYRMHSNKREEIAEAGAGDIVAVMGLKDTTTGETLCDASQPIVLESMTFPAPVIEVAIEPKTKSDQEKLGIAIQRLADEDPSFQVASDEQTGQTVISGMGELHLEVLVNRMRDEFKVEANIGKPQVAYRETIRKKVEGYVYTHKKQTGGSGQFAKVKIDLEPLETEEGDASGYEFVNAVTGGRIPREYIPSVDAGAQEAAELGVLAHYPLVGIKVTLQDGQYHEVDSSEMAFKTAGSMAFKEAVKLAKPTLLEPVMAVEVTTPEEYMGDVIGDLNSRRGQIQSMDERSGVRVVKAQVPLSEMFGYVGDLRSRTQGRANYSMVFDSYAEVPSAVAQEIVAKVRGE comes from the coding sequence ATGGCTGCTAAGACTGAGCTTGACCTGGCCAAGGTCCGCAACATCGGGATCATGGCCCACATCGACGCGGGCAAGACCACGACCACCGAGCGGATCCTCTACTACACCGGTGTGACCCACAAGGTGGGCGAGGTCCACGATGGCGCCGCCACGATGGACTGGATGAAGGAGGAGCAGGAGCGGGGTATCACCATTACCTCGGCTGCTACCACCACCCACTGGGACGACCACACCATCAACATCATCGACACGCCCGGCCACGTCGATTTCACGATCGAGGTCGAGCGCTCGCTGCGTGTTCTGGACGGTGCCGTCGCGGTGTTCGACGCCAAGGAAGGCGTCGAGCCCCAGTCCGAGCAGGTCTGGCGCCAGGCTGACCGGTACGGCGTTCCGCGTATCTGTTTCGTCAACAAGATGGACAAGATCGGCGCGGAGTTCCAGCGCTGCGTCGACATGTTCCGTGAGCGCCTCGGCGCGAACGCGATGCCGATCCAGCTCCCCATCGGTGCTGAGAGCGACTTCAAGGGCGTGATCGACCTCGTCCGGATGGTCGCCTACATCTGGAACGACGAGGCCGCGCTCGGCGAGATGTACGACACCGTCGACATCCCCGAGACCCACGTGGAAGCCGCCCGCGAGGCGCGCGACCAGTTCATCGAGACGCTGGCCGAGGCCGACGACGAGATCATGGAGCTGTACCTGGAGGGCCAGGAGCCCACCCTGGAGCAGCTCGTTCCGGCGATCCGCCGCGCGTGCATCGCCGGCACCGCGATCCCGATCGTCTGCGGCACGGCGTTCAAGAACAAGGGCGTCCAGCCCCTGCTCGACGCGGTCACCGCCTACCTTCCCTCGCCCCTGGACGTCGAGTCCGTCGAAGGTCACGACCCCAAGGACGAGACCGAGCAGACGAAGCTGGTCCGCAAGCCCAGCAACGCCGAGCCGATGTCCGCGCTGATCTTCAAGATCATGAGCGACCCCCACCTGGGCAAGCTCACCTACGTGCGGATCTACTCCGGTGTCCTCAAGACCGGCACCCAGGTGCTGAACAGTCTCAAGGGCCGCAAGGAGCGCATCGGCAAGATCTACCGCATGCACTCGAACAAGCGTGAGGAGATCGCCGAGGCGGGCGCCGGCGACATCGTCGCGGTCATGGGTCTCAAGGACACCACGACCGGTGAGACGCTGTGCGACGCGTCCCAGCCGATCGTCCTGGAGTCCATGACGTTCCCGGCTCCGGTCATCGAGGTGGCCATCGAGCCCAAGACCAAGAGCGACCAGGAGAAGCTGGGCATCGCGATCCAGCGCCTGGCGGACGAGGACCCCTCGTTCCAGGTGGCCTCGGACGAGCAGACCGGACAGACCGTGATCTCCGGCATGGGTGAACTGCACCTCGAGGTGCTGGTCAACCGCATGCGCGACGAGTTCAAGGTCGAGGCGAACATCGGTAAGCCCCAGGTGGCCTACCGCGAGACCATTCGCAAGAAGGTCGAAGGCTACGTCTACACCCACAAGAAGCAGACCGGTGGGTCGGGCCAGTTCGCCAAGGTCAAGATCGACCTGGAGCCGCTCGAGACCGAGGAAGGCGACGCCTCGGGCTACGAGTTCGTCAACGCCGTCACCGGTGGCCGTATCCCGCGGGAGTACATCCCGTCGGTGGACGCCGGAGCCCAGGAGGCCGCGGAGCTGGGTGTGCTCGCGCACTACCCGCTCGTCGGCATCAAGGTGACGCTGCAGGACGGCCAGTACCACGAGGTCGACTCCTCCGAGATGGCCTTCAAGACCGCCGGCTCGATGGCCTTCAAGGAGGCCGTCAAGCTCGCGAAGCCGACTCTGCTGGAGCCGGTCATGGCGGTCGAGGTCACCACCCCTGAGGAGTACATGGGTGACGTCATCGGCGACCTGAACTCCCGCCGTGGACAGATCCAGTCCATGGACGAGCGTTCCGGCGTCCGGGTCGTCAAGGCCCAGGTGCCCCTCTCCGAAATGTTCGGCTACGTGGGTGACCTGCGCAGCCGTACGCAGGGTCGAGCCAACTACTCGATGGTGTTCGACTCCTACGCGGAGGTTCCGTCCGCTGTCGCCCAAGAAATTGTGGCGAAGGTTCGCGGCGAGTAG